Proteins encoded within one genomic window of Citricoccus muralis:
- a CDS encoding AMP-dependent synthetase/ligase gives MLETSTAPTATLPDDSNLTDLALAVAQQTPEAPVYAVPNGTGGWLDVSYQAFFDRVRALAKGLAHHGVAPGDLVALMAPTSYEWALIDQAIWFAGAVSVPIYETSSPAQVRHILSDSGARLVFTGGEKQHRSVARALDETEGVDASAFTVFSMDDAALVRLAHDGAHLADEVIEEARSTPVLDDTATLVYTSGTTGQPKGAKITHRNLAEGAVNILTFAQDIIGGGEQRTVMFLPLAHVLAHAVQYICLVGRIQIAHTSDLSRLTEHMASFHPTWLLLVPRLLEKVEAGILANARDSGKERIVTVARDTAIAYSRAIEAEQRGEGKGPGAALKAKHALFNRLVYPKVRALMGGQARFAVSGASPLNPDLAHFFRGMGINIQEGYGLTESTAPATLNIPGHTRLGSVGLPVPGTTVKIAEDGEIWLRGIVICDGYLNRPEASAEAFSADGFFKTGDLGRLDDDGYLYVTGRKKELIVTAGGKNVVPTPLEESIRTAPLVSQVVVVGDDRPFIGALVALDPEAVDRWAAEHSRSPMSLAEAAEDEGIIAEVQRFVDLANEQVSRAESVRKFLILDRELTEASGHVTPSQKLQRHRVIEDHPEEIERLYQR, from the coding sequence GTGCTGGAAACCTCCACCGCGCCGACGGCGACTCTGCCAGACGATTCGAATCTGACTGACTTGGCCCTGGCTGTCGCACAGCAGACCCCCGAGGCACCCGTGTACGCGGTGCCCAACGGCACCGGCGGTTGGCTGGATGTGTCCTACCAGGCGTTCTTTGATCGGGTGCGGGCGCTGGCCAAGGGGCTGGCGCACCACGGTGTGGCCCCCGGGGATCTGGTGGCGCTGATGGCACCCACCAGTTACGAGTGGGCACTGATTGACCAGGCGATCTGGTTCGCCGGCGCCGTATCGGTGCCGATCTACGAGACCTCCTCCCCGGCTCAGGTCCGGCACATTCTCTCGGATTCCGGCGCCCGCCTGGTGTTCACCGGCGGCGAGAAGCAACACCGCTCCGTGGCGCGAGCCCTGGACGAGACCGAGGGCGTGGATGCCAGCGCGTTCACCGTGTTTTCCATGGACGACGCCGCCCTGGTGCGCTTGGCCCACGATGGAGCTCACCTGGCCGACGAGGTGATCGAGGAGGCACGCAGCACTCCGGTGCTCGATGACACCGCCACCCTGGTGTACACCTCGGGCACCACCGGTCAGCCCAAGGGCGCGAAAATCACCCACCGCAATCTGGCCGAAGGTGCGGTGAACATCCTGACCTTCGCCCAGGACATCATCGGCGGCGGCGAACAGCGCACCGTGATGTTCCTGCCGCTGGCCCACGTGCTCGCCCACGCGGTGCAGTACATCTGCCTGGTGGGGCGGATCCAGATCGCCCATACCTCGGACCTGTCTCGGCTCACCGAGCACATGGCCAGCTTCCACCCCACCTGGCTGCTGCTGGTGCCCCGCCTGCTGGAAAAAGTCGAGGCCGGCATTCTCGCCAACGCCCGCGACTCCGGCAAGGAACGCATCGTCACCGTGGCCCGCGACACCGCCATCGCCTATTCACGTGCCATCGAAGCCGAGCAGCGCGGCGAAGGCAAGGGCCCCGGAGCCGCACTGAAGGCCAAGCACGCACTGTTCAACCGCCTCGTGTACCCGAAGGTACGGGCCCTGATGGGTGGGCAGGCACGCTTCGCCGTCTCCGGGGCTTCCCCGTTGAACCCGGATTTGGCGCATTTCTTCCGCGGCATGGGGATCAATATCCAGGAGGGCTACGGGCTGACCGAATCCACCGCCCCGGCCACTCTGAATATCCCCGGGCACACCCGCTTGGGGTCGGTGGGTTTGCCGGTGCCGGGCACCACGGTCAAGATCGCCGAGGACGGCGAAATCTGGCTGCGCGGCATCGTCATCTGCGATGGCTACCTCAACCGTCCCGAAGCCAGCGCCGAGGCGTTCAGCGCGGACGGTTTCTTCAAGACCGGTGACCTGGGCCGCCTGGATGATGACGGCTACCTGTACGTGACCGGGCGGAAGAAGGAGCTCATCGTCACCGCGGGCGGCAAGAACGTGGTGCCCACTCCCCTGGAGGAATCCATCCGCACCGCGCCACTGGTCTCTCAAGTGGTAGTGGTCGGTGACGATCGTCCCTTCATCGGCGCGCTCGTCGCCCTCGACCCCGAAGCCGTGGATCGGTGGGCCGCCGAGCACTCACGCTCCCCCATGAGCCTGGCAGAAGCCGCCGAGGATGAGGGCATCATCGCGGAAGTGCAGCGGTTCGTGGACCTGGCCAACGAGCAGGTGTCCCGGGCCGAGTCCGTGCGGAAATTCCTGATTCTGGACCGCGAGCTCACCGAGGCTTCGGGTCACGTAACCCCGTCACAGAAGCTCCAGCGCCACCGGGTGATCGAGGACCATCCGGAGGAGATCGAGCGGCTCTACCAGCGCTGA
- a CDS encoding dolichyl-phosphate-mannose--protein mannosyltransferase, with protein sequence MHRRPASVAPSWVSSASQAYTDTVLRARLIGERLPLGAAAWIVPALVTFLAAILRFTALDHPHRLIFDETYYVKDGWSLWQHGYEVGWEEDSDEAFANGEIAAKDEASYVVHPPLGKWLIGAGVALMGPESGTGWRLGSAVVGTLSVLLVALIAQHMFRSVALGGIAGLLLAVDGHHLVMSRTGLLDIFLSFFILAAFGAMILDRDAGRKRLARLIAGRAQDSPEQLRRYLQWGPWLGWRPWRMLAGVLLGAACSVKLSGLAFVAVFGLMIVCWDISARRVAGIRRWFVAGVVRDGLYAFVCVVVVGGITYLITWSGWILTSGGFYRNWGAEHPASGLEALVPDWFRSLVHYHSQSTEFHTDLSSGHNYASNPWTWPFMGRPVSFHYVGTDKGELGCATEGGCSEAILDLANPLLWWSGLLAMLVMVFLWLGKRDWRAGAILGVYVAGQLVWTLWPERTMFFFYTIAYTPFLVLAVTMCLGLILRRGAIDTADGLRPRRRSLIIVLGFVLAVVLLSAYFMPLWTGQQIPYDSWRMRMWFDSWI encoded by the coding sequence GTGCATCGCCGCCCCGCCTCCGTCGCCCCATCCTGGGTGTCGTCAGCGTCGCAAGCGTACACCGACACCGTACTGCGAGCGCGCCTGATCGGCGAACGCCTTCCGCTGGGGGCGGCGGCCTGGATCGTTCCCGCCCTCGTCACCTTCCTCGCCGCGATTCTGCGCTTCACCGCGCTGGATCATCCGCACCGGCTCATTTTCGATGAGACCTACTACGTCAAGGACGGCTGGAGTCTCTGGCAACACGGCTACGAGGTCGGTTGGGAAGAAGACTCCGACGAAGCATTCGCCAACGGGGAGATCGCCGCCAAAGACGAAGCCTCCTATGTGGTGCACCCCCCGCTAGGTAAGTGGCTGATCGGTGCCGGGGTGGCCTTGATGGGACCGGAATCTGGCACTGGGTGGCGCCTGGGATCCGCGGTGGTGGGCACGCTCTCGGTGCTGCTGGTGGCGTTGATCGCCCAGCATATGTTCCGTTCGGTGGCCCTGGGCGGGATTGCTGGACTGCTGCTCGCAGTGGACGGGCATCACCTGGTGATGTCACGCACCGGACTGCTGGACATTTTCCTCTCATTCTTCATTCTTGCGGCGTTCGGGGCCATGATTCTGGACCGGGATGCGGGCCGAAAACGCCTGGCCCGGCTCATTGCGGGTCGGGCGCAGGACTCCCCCGAGCAGCTGAGACGGTATCTGCAGTGGGGTCCGTGGCTGGGCTGGCGTCCGTGGCGGATGCTCGCAGGGGTGCTGCTGGGAGCCGCCTGCTCGGTGAAACTGTCGGGTCTGGCGTTTGTTGCTGTGTTCGGGCTGATGATCGTGTGCTGGGACATCAGCGCGCGCCGGGTGGCCGGAATCCGCCGCTGGTTCGTGGCCGGTGTGGTGCGCGACGGGCTGTATGCGTTCGTGTGTGTCGTCGTGGTGGGGGGCATCACCTACCTGATCACCTGGTCGGGCTGGATTCTCACCTCCGGTGGTTTCTACCGCAATTGGGGTGCAGAGCATCCGGCCAGCGGGCTGGAAGCGCTGGTGCCCGACTGGTTCCGGAGCCTGGTGCACTATCACTCCCAATCCACCGAGTTCCACACGGACCTGTCGTCGGGCCATAACTACGCCTCGAACCCGTGGACATGGCCGTTTATGGGCCGGCCAGTCTCGTTCCACTATGTCGGCACCGACAAGGGCGAGCTGGGGTGCGCCACCGAGGGCGGCTGTTCCGAAGCGATTCTGGACCTGGCCAATCCGCTGCTGTGGTGGTCTGGCCTGTTGGCCATGCTGGTGATGGTGTTCCTGTGGCTGGGCAAGCGCGACTGGCGGGCCGGTGCCATTCTCGGCGTTTACGTGGCCGGCCAGCTCGTGTGGACGCTGTGGCCGGAACGCACCATGTTCTTCTTCTACACCATCGCCTACACCCCGTTCCTGGTGTTAGCCGTGACCATGTGCCTGGGACTGATCCTGCGCCGGGGCGCCATCGACACCGCGGACGGACTGCGACCGCGCCGGCGCAGTCTGATCATCGTGCTCGGATTCGTACTGGCGGTAGTTCTGTTGTCGGCGTACTTCATGCCGCTGTGGACCGGCCAGCAGATCCCGTACGATTCCTGGCGGATGCGCATGTGGTTCGACTCCTGGATCTAG
- the rsmI gene encoding 16S rRNA (cytidine(1402)-2'-O)-methyltransferase has product MGSIILAATPLGNIGDASARLRELLSTADVVAAEDTRTLAQLARALGTPIRGRTVAHHEHNEAHSAPELVRLAAEGATVVMVSDAGMPLVSDPGFRLVQAAVAAGVDVTCAPGPSAVTTALALSGLPSDRFAFDGFVPRKDGERRRWLSEVAEDSRTLVFFESPHRLAATLQAMSEVFGPDRPACVCRELTKLHEEVVRGHLAGLAEWAGAGTVRGEIVIVVQGHQPDQTTPDLETLVSVVEERVSAGEKLKSVVKEVAAAAPGVATRDLYNAVLARREA; this is encoded by the coding sequence ATGGGCAGCATCATTTTGGCGGCGACGCCGTTGGGTAACATCGGCGATGCATCGGCCCGACTGCGCGAGTTGTTGAGCACCGCTGACGTCGTGGCGGCCGAAGACACGCGCACTCTCGCCCAGTTGGCCCGGGCCTTAGGCACCCCCATCCGGGGACGCACGGTGGCCCACCATGAACACAACGAAGCCCACTCCGCCCCGGAGCTGGTCCGTCTGGCCGCCGAAGGTGCCACCGTGGTCATGGTCTCCGACGCCGGCATGCCGTTAGTCTCCGATCCGGGGTTCCGGCTGGTCCAAGCCGCCGTGGCCGCCGGGGTGGACGTCACCTGCGCACCAGGCCCATCTGCGGTGACCACTGCGTTGGCCCTTTCCGGGCTGCCGAGCGACCGCTTCGCTTTCGACGGATTCGTTCCGCGCAAGGACGGGGAGCGGCGCCGTTGGCTCAGCGAGGTCGCCGAAGACTCCCGCACCCTGGTGTTTTTCGAATCGCCGCACCGGCTGGCGGCCACCCTGCAGGCCATGAGCGAGGTCTTCGGTCCGGACCGTCCAGCGTGTGTCTGCCGAGAATTGACCAAACTGCACGAGGAAGTCGTGCGCGGCCACCTCGCTGGCCTCGCCGAGTGGGCGGGAGCCGGAACGGTGCGTGGCGAGATCGTCATCGTGGTCCAGGGACACCAGCCCGATCAGACCACCCCGGACCTCGAGACCCTGGTCAGCGTGGTGGAAGAACGGGTGTCTGCGGGGGAGAAACTGAAATCCGTGGTCAAAGAGGTCGCCGCCGCTGCCCCAGGGGTGGCCACCCGCGATCTGTACAACGCAGTGTTGGCCCGTCGCGAGGCATGA
- a CDS encoding NAD-dependent succinate-semialdehyde dehydrogenase — translation MTVTAQREQELLASVPTGLLINGEWRDASSGKTFDVHDPATGKVLTSLQDATSEDALAALDAADAVQREWALSAPRDRAEILRRAFDLVTERAEDFALLMTLEMGKPLAEARGEVAYGAEFLRWFSEETVRHYGRYFTSPEGKNKMIVTHKPVGPSLLITPWNFPLAMATRKVAPAVAAGCTMVLKPAKLTPLTSQLFAQTMMEAGLPAGVLNVVSGTSASSISGPLMKDRRLRKVSFTGSTPVGVRLMKDAAENVLRTSMELGGNAPFLVFEDADLDAAVQGAMAAKMRNMGEACTAANRFLVHEAVAEEFTQKFADAMKALKPLRGTDPESTVGPIIDGGARDDVHALVTEAVDAGADVVTGGAPVEGDGYFYQPTVLKVSSGSPILGQEIFGPVAPVITFSSEEEAIELANASEYGLASYIYTRDVNKLFRVSEQIEFGLVGFNAGVISNASAPFGGVKQSGLGREGGAEGIEEYTTVQYIGIADPYAAQ, via the coding sequence ATGACCGTGACGGCACAGCGTGAACAGGAACTGTTGGCTTCGGTTCCCACCGGACTGCTCATCAACGGAGAATGGCGTGACGCCTCCTCCGGCAAGACCTTCGACGTCCACGACCCGGCCACCGGCAAGGTGCTGACGTCGCTGCAGGACGCCACCAGCGAAGACGCGCTCGCTGCACTGGACGCGGCAGACGCCGTGCAGCGTGAGTGGGCCCTGTCGGCCCCGCGTGATCGCGCCGAGATTCTGCGCCGTGCTTTCGATCTGGTCACCGAGCGCGCCGAGGACTTCGCCCTGCTGATGACCCTCGAGATGGGCAAGCCCCTGGCCGAGGCTCGCGGCGAAGTCGCCTACGGTGCCGAATTCCTGCGCTGGTTCTCCGAAGAGACCGTGCGCCACTACGGCCGCTACTTCACCTCGCCCGAGGGTAAGAACAAGATGATCGTCACCCACAAGCCCGTGGGTCCCTCCCTGCTGATCACCCCCTGGAACTTCCCGCTGGCGATGGCCACCCGCAAGGTCGCCCCGGCTGTTGCTGCCGGATGCACCATGGTGCTGAAGCCGGCCAAGCTGACTCCTCTGACGTCCCAGCTGTTCGCGCAGACTATGATGGAAGCCGGACTGCCGGCTGGCGTGCTGAACGTGGTCTCGGGTACCTCTGCATCCTCGATCTCCGGCCCGCTGATGAAGGACCGTCGCCTGCGCAAGGTGTCCTTCACCGGATCCACCCCGGTGGGTGTGCGCCTGATGAAGGACGCCGCCGAGAACGTGCTGCGCACCTCGATGGAGCTCGGCGGCAACGCCCCGTTCCTGGTCTTCGAGGACGCCGACCTGGATGCTGCTGTGCAGGGCGCAATGGCAGCGAAGATGCGCAACATGGGCGAGGCCTGCACCGCAGCCAACCGCTTCCTGGTGCACGAGGCCGTGGCCGAGGAATTCACCCAGAAGTTCGCCGATGCCATGAAGGCACTCAAGCCGCTGCGCGGAACCGATCCGGAGTCCACCGTGGGACCGATCATCGATGGTGGCGCTCGCGACGACGTTCACGCCCTGGTCACAGAAGCCGTGGATGCCGGTGCTGATGTCGTCACCGGCGGCGCCCCGGTGGAAGGCGATGGCTACTTCTACCAGCCCACCGTGCTGAAGGTGTCCAGCGGCAGCCCGATCCTGGGCCAGGAGATCTTCGGTCCGGTGGCTCCGGTCATCACCTTCTCCAGCGAGGAAGAGGCCATCGAGCTGGCCAACGCCTCCGAGTATGGTCTGGCCTCCTACATCTACACCCGCGACGTCAACAAGCTGTTCCGCGTTTCCGAGCAGATCGAGTTCGGTCTGGTCGGCTTCAACGCCGGTGTCATCTCGAATGCTTCCGCACCGTTCGGTGGCGTCAAGCAGTCCGGTCTGGGCCGTGAAGGCGGCGCCGAGGGCATCGAAGAGTACACCACCGTGCAGTACATCGGCATCGCCGACCCCTACGCTGCGCAGTAA
- a CDS encoding pyridoxal-phosphate-dependent aminotransferase family protein encodes MTAPALYRHLFGPGPTNPYPEATAALGLPLLGHLDPEFIARMDRVNAGLRTLWGTQNERTMPLSATGSAGMEAAFVNTLQDGDVAVIAVNGLFGERMCDVAARCGAEVVRVDHDYGTPVDTQRVLEAHPNPTVIAAVHAETSTGVRSDLSAIGANKGEALLIMDAVTSIGGMKVEADAWGVDVAYAGTQKCIGVAPGLAPFTFSDRAFERRVEKPQSWYLDLGLLGGYASSASGGKRAYHHTAPVAMVASLEAGIDRILGEGLEKVQSRHEQAGASLQAGLQEMGLELFAAEGHRLPQLTSVRVPEGVDSASVRSFLLQEYNLEIGAGVGQFADSVWRIGLMGPNANPASVALILTALKDALSRA; translated from the coding sequence ATGACCGCACCAGCTCTGTATCGTCACCTGTTCGGCCCTGGCCCGACGAACCCGTACCCAGAGGCCACCGCCGCCCTGGGTCTGCCCCTGCTGGGCCATTTGGACCCAGAGTTCATCGCGCGCATGGATCGGGTCAACGCCGGACTGCGCACACTGTGGGGCACGCAGAACGAGCGCACCATGCCGTTGAGTGCCACAGGTTCTGCCGGCATGGAGGCCGCGTTCGTGAACACGCTGCAGGACGGTGACGTCGCGGTGATCGCGGTCAACGGCCTCTTCGGTGAGCGGATGTGCGACGTGGCGGCCCGCTGCGGGGCCGAGGTGGTTCGGGTGGATCACGACTACGGCACCCCGGTGGATACTCAGCGGGTGTTGGAGGCCCACCCGAATCCCACCGTGATTGCTGCTGTGCATGCCGAGACCTCCACCGGTGTGCGCTCGGACCTGTCGGCCATCGGCGCCAACAAGGGTGAGGCACTGCTGATCATGGATGCTGTGACGTCGATCGGCGGCATGAAGGTCGAAGCTGACGCCTGGGGCGTCGATGTGGCTTACGCGGGCACCCAGAAGTGCATCGGTGTCGCTCCCGGTTTGGCGCCGTTCACGTTCTCGGATCGTGCCTTTGAGCGTCGGGTCGAGAAGCCCCAGTCATGGTACTTGGATCTCGGTCTGCTCGGTGGTTATGCATCCAGTGCCTCTGGCGGCAAGCGCGCCTACCACCACACCGCACCGGTGGCGATGGTCGCCTCCCTGGAAGCCGGTATCGACCGGATCCTCGGCGAGGGGCTCGAGAAGGTGCAGTCCCGCCACGAACAAGCCGGCGCCAGCCTGCAGGCCGGGCTCCAGGAGATGGGGCTAGAACTGTTCGCCGCGGAGGGGCATCGTCTGCCCCAGCTGACCTCCGTCAGGGTCCCCGAGGGTGTTGATTCGGCCTCGGTGCGTAGCTTCCTCTTGCAGGAATACAACCTGGAGATCGGTGCCGGTGTCGGCCAGTTCGCTGATTCCGTGTGGCGTATCGGCCTCATGGGACCGAACGCCAACCCCGCCTCGGTTGCCTTGATCTTGACTGCTCTCAAGGATGCGCTGAGCCGCGCCTGA
- a CDS encoding L-serine ammonia-lyase, with the protein MTLSVLDLFSIGIGPSSSHTVGPMRAARLFVDELRDRGLVAQVQRVKAELYGSLSATGVGHGSDHAVILGLLGLQPESIDTDTAQGTVEQVIYSRELNLGGEKVLAFRRDKDLILHMRKSLPGHPNGMRITAYDEAKVELHSREYYSVGGGFVVTAEELAAADGDERTTGGSGVEEPYPFTTADELLEICEREKLSIAQVMLANELAQHTEDDLRSQILGIWSVMQECVENGCTREETILPGGLKVRRRAPELRRRLREQEELGVTKDALWALEWVNLYALAVNEENASGGRIVTAPTNGAAGIIPAVLHYYTRFVHDGEVGSAEQDDAVVEYFLTAGAIGKLYKLNASISGADVGCQGEVGSACSMAAGALCAVLGGSPRQVENAAEIGLEHNLGLTCDPVGGLVQVPCIERNAIASVKAINGARLSMHGDGEHRVTLDQAIKTMRDTGKDMKSKYKETSRGGLAVNVVEC; encoded by the coding sequence ATGACGCTAAGCGTGCTGGACCTGTTCTCCATTGGGATCGGACCGTCGTCGTCGCACACGGTCGGACCCATGCGAGCGGCGAGACTTTTCGTTGACGAACTGCGTGACCGCGGGCTCGTAGCTCAGGTCCAGCGCGTCAAAGCAGAGCTCTACGGTTCCCTCTCGGCCACTGGTGTGGGTCACGGCTCCGACCATGCGGTGATCCTCGGTTTGCTGGGCCTACAGCCCGAATCCATCGACACCGACACCGCGCAGGGCACCGTAGAGCAGGTCATCTACTCCCGCGAGCTCAACCTTGGCGGCGAGAAGGTGCTGGCATTCCGCCGGGACAAAGACCTGATCCTGCACATGCGCAAATCGCTGCCCGGACACCCCAACGGGATGCGCATTACCGCTTACGATGAGGCGAAAGTGGAACTCCACAGCCGCGAGTACTACTCGGTGGGTGGCGGATTCGTCGTCACCGCCGAAGAGCTCGCAGCAGCAGACGGCGACGAGCGCACCACCGGAGGCTCCGGCGTCGAAGAACCCTACCCGTTTACCACGGCCGATGAGTTGCTAGAGATCTGCGAGCGCGAAAAATTGTCCATCGCGCAAGTGATGTTGGCCAATGAGCTGGCCCAACACACCGAAGATGACCTTCGTTCCCAGATCCTGGGCATTTGGTCGGTGATGCAGGAATGCGTTGAGAACGGCTGCACGCGCGAGGAGACCATTCTTCCCGGTGGTCTCAAGGTGCGCCGGCGTGCTCCCGAGTTGCGCCGACGGCTACGCGAGCAGGAGGAGCTAGGGGTCACCAAGGATGCACTGTGGGCACTGGAGTGGGTGAACCTCTATGCGCTGGCCGTCAACGAGGAGAACGCCTCCGGTGGGCGCATCGTGACCGCTCCAACTAATGGGGCGGCCGGCATCATCCCGGCCGTGCTGCACTACTACACGCGTTTCGTGCACGACGGCGAGGTGGGGTCGGCCGAGCAGGATGACGCGGTGGTCGAGTATTTCCTCACCGCCGGTGCGATCGGCAAGCTGTACAAGCTCAACGCGTCGATCTCTGGCGCCGATGTGGGCTGCCAAGGCGAGGTTGGCTCCGCCTGTTCCATGGCAGCCGGCGCGCTGTGCGCCGTGCTCGGCGGCAGCCCGCGTCAGGTCGAAAACGCAGCAGAAATCGGTCTGGAGCACAACCTGGGACTCACCTGCGACCCCGTGGGCGGGTTGGTTCAGGTGCCCTGCATCGAGCGCAACGCGATCGCCTCGGTGAAAGCCATCAACGGCGCCCGATTGTCCATGCACGGCGACGGCGAACACCGCGTCACCTTGGATCAGGCGATCAAGACCATGCGCGACACCGGCAAGGATATGAAATCCAAGTACAAGGAGACCTCACGCGGCGGACTCGCCGTCAACGTCGTGGAGTGCTGA
- a CDS encoding sarcosine oxidase subunit gamma translates to MAENTLNHLRRTPASHLADEMSQAEVTGDRGVALSELSFPVQMVIRAQPGSPSATAVEQALGVALPTAHGQVTGDPHGAHIIWLSPDEFSYMDVSREQSPGADAEAAASLEGLPGQVIDVSANRAVLELTGPSARAVLEKGCAVDLHDSGCPTGTGVSTQIGTVPVVLHRVDAERFRIYPRASFTDYLVRWLIDGMLEFNYQEVGEELL, encoded by the coding sequence ATGGCTGAGAACACCCTGAACCACCTGCGCCGCACCCCGGCGTCCCATCTGGCTGACGAGATGTCCCAAGCCGAAGTCACCGGCGATCGTGGGGTGGCGCTCTCCGAGCTGTCCTTCCCCGTGCAGATGGTGATCCGTGCCCAGCCGGGCTCCCCGTCGGCCACCGCCGTCGAGCAGGCGCTCGGTGTGGCTTTGCCGACCGCGCACGGCCAGGTCACCGGCGACCCGCACGGCGCCCACATCATCTGGCTCTCCCCCGACGAGTTCAGTTATATGGACGTCTCCCGTGAACAGTCCCCCGGAGCCGACGCCGAAGCGGCAGCAAGCCTGGAGGGCCTGCCTGGCCAGGTCATCGACGTCTCGGCCAACCGCGCCGTCCTCGAGCTCACCGGGCCCTCGGCCCGGGCGGTACTCGAGAAGGGTTGTGCAGTTGATCTGCACGATTCCGGTTGCCCCACCGGCACCGGCGTCTCCACCCAGATCGGCACCGTCCCGGTGGTGTTGCATCGGGTCGACGCGGAACGATTCCGCATCTACCCGCGCGCCTCGTTCACGGACTACCTCGTCCGCTGGCTGATCGATGGAATGCTGGAATTCAACTACCAGGAAGTTGGCGAGGAACTGCTATGA